The following are from one region of the Arachis duranensis cultivar V14167 chromosome 10, aradu.V14167.gnm2.J7QH, whole genome shotgun sequence genome:
- the LOC107468341 gene encoding uncharacterized protein LOC107468341 — MQTVLISFPLLTPFNISSSDPHTSFRQIPFSSTRFSSLSIPCATARRSCSIRASTGESAPSTVAPIISVDNNDPGDSTVIVIRAHNWIGLLQIITNVFKVLGLKIDRATVEFEGEFFTKRFFVTDSDGNKIEDSESLMRITRALEEAVGAGSNGIGVRTVPALASAAVSRGVVVRRPGFLEGLGEHRAKAERMYSLMDGFLKNDPISLQKDILHHVEYTVARSRFSFDDFEAYQALAHTVRDRLIERWHDTHIYFKRTKPKRLYFLSLEFLMGRSLSNSVINLGIEDQCAEALNQLGFEFEVVAEQEGDAALGNGGLARLSACQMDSLATLDYPAWGYGLRYEYGLFRQIIVDGFQHEKPDYWLNFGNPWEIERIHVTYEVKFYGTVEEVEMNGEKQKVWIPGETVEAVAYDNPIPGYGTRNTINLRLWAAKPSSKFDLEAYNTGDYINSVVNRQKAETISNVLYPDDRSHQGKELRLKQQYFFVSASLQDIMRRFKEEHTNFDELPEKVALHLNDTHPSLSIAEVMRMLVDEEHLGWHKAWDIVCKIFSFTTHTMVTDGEKIPVDLLESLLPRHLEILYEINFNFLEELKKRIGLDYSRLALLSIVEEGAMKSIRMANLAIVCSHTVNGVSKLHLERLKTKTFKDFYGLYPEKFQCKTNGVTQRRWIVVSNPGLRDLISKWLGTEAWIRDADLLSGLRDHLDNADFHLEWKMVKKVNKMRLAEYIEAFLTLSLLQVSLDAMFDVQVKRIHEYKRQLLNIFGIIHRYNCLKNMDKDSRRKVVPRVCIIGGKAAPGYEIAKKIIKLCHAVAEKINNDTDIGDLLKVVFIPDYNVSVAELVIPGADLSQHLSTAGNEASGTGNMKFLMNGCLLLATADGSTVEIIEEIGEDNLFLFGAKVHEVEKRRQKRLSNLAPLQPAKVPLHFARVLRMVRDGYFGHKDYFKSLCETVEFGFGNDYYLLTSDFGSYLEAQAAADKAFVNQDKWTRMSILSVAGSGRFSSDRTIQDYAESTWKINPCRCPL, encoded by the exons ATGCAAACCGTTTTGATTTCGTTTCCTCTCCTCACTCCCTTCAACATCTCATCCTCAGATCCGCACACTTCCTTTCGTCAAATTCCTTTCTCCTCCACTCGCTTCTCCTCGCTTTCCATTCCCTGCGCCACCGCTCGCCGGAGTTGCAGCATTCGAGCTTCTACAGGCGAATCCGCTCCCTCCACCGTTGCTCCAATAATCTCCGTCGATAACAACGATCCCGGCGATTCCACTGTGATCGTGATCCGGGCTCACAACTGGATCGGCCTCCTCCAGATCATCACCAACGTTTTCAAGGTCCTCGGCCTCAAGATCGACAGAGCCACTGTCGAATTCGAAGGTGAGTTCTTCACGAAGAGGTTTTTCGTCACTGACTCAGATGGAAATAAGATTGAGGACTCCGAGAGCTTGATGAGGATCACGCGAGCGCTGGAGGAGGCCGTTGGTGCCGGCAGCAATGGCATCGGCGTCCGGACGGTTCCGGCGTTGGCCAGTGCAGCGGTGAGCAGAGGAGTTGTAGTCCGGAGGCCTGGGTTTCTAGAAGGGCTTGGGGAGCATCGGGCTAAAGCTGAGAGAATGTACAGCTTAATGGACGGGTTCTTGAAGAACGATCCCATCAGTCTTCAGAAGGATATTCTTCATCACGTTGAGTACACCGTAGCAAGATCGCGGTTTAGTTTCGATGATTTTGAAGCGTACCAG GCATTGGCACATACTGTAAGAGATCGATTGATTGAACGCTGGCATGATACTCACATTTACTTCAAGAGGACAAAACCTAAGCGCCTCTACTTCCTCTCGCTTGAGTTTCTTATGG GCAGGTCTTTGTCAAATAGTGTCATTAATCTTGGTATCGAGGATCAATGTGCGGAGGCCCTAAACCAACTtggatttgaatttgaagttgTGGCTGAGCAG GAAGGAGATGCCGCCCTAGGAAATGGTGGCCTTGCTCGTCTTTCAGCATGTCAAATGGATTCTCTAGCAACTTTAGACTATCCTGCGTGGGG TTATGGATTGCGTTATGAATATGGATTGTTCCGTCAGATCATAGTTGATGGCTTTCAACATGAAAAACCTGATTACTGGCTGAACTTTGGAAACCCTTGGGAAATAGAGAGAATTCATGTAACATATGAAGTGAAG TTCTATGGGACTGTTGAAGAGGTAGAAATGAATGGAGAGAAACAAAAAGTTTGGATCCCTGGAGAAACG GTAGAAGCTGTGGCTTATGACAACCCAATACCTGGCTATGGGACAAGAAATACCATCAACCTTCGGCTTTGGGCTGCTAAACCTAGTAGTAAATTTGATTTG GAGGCCTATAACACTGGAGACTACATTAATTCTGTTGTCAATAGACAGAAGGCTGAAACCATAAGTAATGTCTTGTATCCAGATGATCGCTCTCATCAG GGAAAGGAGCTGAGATTGAaacaacaatatttttttgtctcaGCATCTTTACAAGACATCATGCGAAGGTTCAAAGAAGAACATACTAACTTTGATGAACTGCCAGAGAAG GTTGCTCTCCATCTAAATGACACCCATCCATCTCTTTCAATTGCTGAGGTCATGCGGATGTTAGTTGATGAAGAACATTTAGGTTGGCATAAGGCATGGGACATTGTATGCAAAATTTTCTCTTTCACAACCCACACAATGGTAACTGATGGAGAGAAAATCCCTGTTGACCTACTTGAAAGTCTTCTCCCTCGCCATTTAGAG ATTTTATATGAAATAAACTTTAACTTCTTGGAGGAGTTGAAGAAAAGGATTGGTCTAGATTATAGTAGACTAGCCCTGCTGTCCATTGTTGAAGAAGGTGCTATGAAG AGCATTCGAATGGCAAACTTGGCAATTGTTTGCTCCCATACTGTGAATGGTGTTTCAAAATTACATCTAGAAAGGCTGAAGACAAAAACATTTAAG GACTTCTATGGGCTATATCCAGAAAAATTTCAATGCAAGACAAATGGTGTGACCCAG CGTCGGTGGATTGTGGTGAGCAATCCCGGTTTACGTGATCTTATATCAAAATGGCTAGGGACTGAAGCTTGGATCCGTGATGCTGACCTTCTGTCAGGATTGAGAGATCATTTGGACAATGCTGATTTCCATCTAGAATGGAAAATG GTTAAAAAGGTTAATAAAATGAGGCTTGCTGAGTACATTGAAGCATTCCTGACTTTGTCTTTATTGCAGGTCAGTTTAGATGCAATGTTTGATGTTCAGGTCAAGCGGATACATGAATACAAAAGACAGCTGCTTAATATATTTGGAATTATCCATAGATATAATTGTCTCAAG AATATGGATAAGGATAGTAGGAGAAAAGTTGTACCTCGTGTTTGCATAATTGGTGGGAAAGCTGCTCCTGGTTATGAAATTGCAAAGAAGATTATCAAACTTTGTCATGCAGTGGCAGAAAAAATCAATAATGATACTGATATTGGAGATCTTTTGAAAGTG GTTTTTATCCCTGACTATAATGTTTCTGTTGCCGAATTGGTAATACCTGGGGCCGACCTTTCTCAACACCTGAG CACTGCAGGAAATGAAGCATCGGGAACTGGGAACATGAAATTTTTGATGAATGGATGTTTGCTTTTAGCAACAGCAGATGGATCCACAGTTGAAATAATTGAAGAAATAGGGGAGGATAACTTG TTTCTATTTGGGGCAAAAGTGCATGAAGTTGAAAAACGGCGTCAGAAAAGATTATCTAATTTGGCACCCCTACAGCCTGCGAAAGTACCCCTACATTTTGCACGGGTATTGAG